The proteins below come from a single uncultured Dethiosulfovibrio sp. genomic window:
- a CDS encoding ABC transporter substrate-binding protein, whose amino-acid sequence MEMLKMMKNGIFKAMALGACIAILSPLCAFGAEKLSVMLDWFPNVDHLPIYVAQEEGYFKEAGLEVEIIAPSETSDSLKLAMAGKVDIAVGYQPQTIMAAAEGLNLKAVGRLVGHPLTTLLFLEDRGFKSPKDLEGKKIGYTVPGMMDLIMEAFAKENGIDKYEAINVGFTIVPSLVSKQVDAVMGPFKTYEVVTMAHKGLKAAYFELEKHGIPPYDELIFLVSPKTWETKKDVITAFCDSVQRAIDRSRADREGALALYLKALPEVEKDVERDAFFATLPYFADSQGGDLKRWQDFAAFALSSGLVDTEVDSSAILAR is encoded by the coding sequence ATGGAGATGCTCAAAATGATGAAAAACGGTATTTTTAAAGCAATGGCCCTGGGGGCCTGTATCGCTATATTATCGCCTCTGTGCGCCTTCGGAGCGGAAAAGCTATCGGTTATGTTGGACTGGTTCCCTAACGTGGACCATCTGCCTATCTACGTCGCCCAGGAAGAGGGCTATTTTAAGGAAGCTGGGCTTGAGGTTGAGATAATAGCTCCCTCCGAGACCTCCGACTCGCTAAAGCTGGCTATGGCGGGAAAGGTGGACATAGCGGTGGGATATCAGCCTCAGACCATAATGGCCGCAGCTGAGGGCCTTAACCTAAAGGCTGTTGGACGTCTCGTGGGCCATCCACTGACCACCTTGCTGTTTCTGGAGGACCGAGGGTTCAAAAGCCCAAAGGACCTTGAGGGGAAAAAGATAGGCTACACCGTCCCCGGAATGATGGACCTAATAATGGAGGCTTTCGCTAAGGAAAACGGTATAGATAAATACGAGGCGATCAACGTAGGGTTCACTATAGTTCCTTCTCTGGTGTCTAAGCAGGTGGACGCCGTAATGGGGCCTTTCAAGACCTACGAGGTGGTCACTATGGCCCATAAGGGGCTGAAAGCGGCCTACTTCGAGCTGGAGAAGCACGGCATACCCCCCTACGACGAACTCATATTCCTGGTCTCCCCCAAGACCTGGGAGACAAAAAAAGATGTCATAACCGCTTTCTGTGACTCGGTCCAGAGGGCCATAGACCGGTCTAGGGCCGATCGGGAGGGGGCATTAGCACTGTATCTCAAGGCTCTGCCGGAGGTGGAAAAAGACGTGGAGAGGGACGCCTTTTTCGCGACCCTTCCCTACTTCGCCGATTCTCAGGGGGGCGATCTGAAAAGGTGGCAGGATTTCGCCGCTTTCGCCCTTAGTTCCGGCTTGGTCGATACCGAGGTAGATTCCTCGGCTATATTGGCGAGATGA
- a CDS encoding methyl-accepting chemotaxis protein: protein MRNFKIKDRVIWGFGTMVIIAVALGGLGFYGISRLSRTMEEISTSKIPAIRTLKDLEFNRMVIRVESVSVRKDMDLRELQGIANKRKTLFVTVDDLWGNLMALSKIIGTDEKTRKEAEERYKIWREIHLKMDQAIKAILEAPSDDRDKLYDQYHSAMLPMISTSDSIGEILESLALEINQEIDLNVSSEQALGETLSVVTLIAILLGGALACILAYGITSSVAYPIAEGVALLTRLKAGDLRKDVPEKFLNRRDEIGELAHSIQALTEDMRGQIVAMADVSTSLSTSAYQISAAVSQVTASAEETSAAVVQTTATMEEVRSTAALTDKKSKDVAENAQRGIKVVQKGRDATEKLLGGLKRIGDQMNSIAQTIVRLSEQSQEIGDITDTVEDLAEQSNLLAVNAAVEAAKAGEEGRGFAVVAQEIKALAEQSKQSAKEVHKILREIQKATDAAVMATEQGAKAVDEGAKEATPSRDSIQEITRGFGEMSHAATAIANSNNELLGGVDQVLTAMENVKEAGIQNLAGMKDVERAAKGLKDMGQTLSNLINRYQV from the coding sequence ATGAGAAATTTCAAGATAAAAGACAGGGTCATCTGGGGGTTCGGGACGATGGTGATCATAGCCGTCGCCCTCGGTGGACTGGGTTTTTACGGTATATCCCGTCTCTCCCGCACCATGGAGGAGATAAGCACCAGTAAAATACCGGCAATAAGGACTCTGAAAGACCTGGAGTTCAACAGGATGGTAATAAGGGTTGAGAGCGTCTCGGTCCGTAAAGACATGGATCTCAGAGAGCTCCAGGGCATAGCGAATAAGAGAAAGACCCTCTTCGTAACGGTAGACGACCTATGGGGAAATCTCATGGCCCTGTCAAAGATAATAGGGACCGACGAAAAGACCAGAAAAGAGGCGGAGGAGAGGTACAAAATATGGCGGGAAATTCACCTAAAAATGGACCAAGCCATAAAAGCGATTTTGGAGGCTCCTTCGGACGATAGGGATAAGCTCTACGACCAGTATCACTCCGCTATGCTGCCGATGATATCCACCTCCGATTCGATCGGTGAGATTCTGGAGAGTTTAGCCCTGGAGATAAACCAGGAAATAGACCTAAACGTGAGCTCAGAGCAGGCTCTTGGTGAGACCCTGTCCGTAGTCACCCTGATAGCGATCCTCCTTGGAGGCGCCCTTGCCTGCATCCTAGCCTACGGCATCACCTCCTCTGTGGCCTACCCGATCGCCGAAGGGGTTGCGCTCCTCACCAGGCTAAAAGCCGGTGACTTAAGAAAAGACGTGCCGGAAAAATTCCTCAACCGGAGAGACGAAATAGGGGAGCTGGCCCACTCCATACAGGCCCTGACCGAGGACATGAGAGGCCAGATAGTTGCCATGGCTGACGTATCCACCTCCCTGTCTACGTCAGCCTATCAGATCTCCGCAGCGGTCTCTCAGGTAACGGCCAGCGCCGAGGAGACCTCCGCAGCGGTGGTGCAGACCACCGCCACTATGGAGGAGGTCCGATCCACCGCCGCTCTGACCGATAAAAAGAGCAAAGACGTGGCGGAAAACGCCCAAAGAGGCATAAAGGTCGTCCAGAAGGGAAGGGACGCTACGGAAAAACTTCTCGGCGGACTCAAAAGAATTGGGGACCAGATGAACTCCATAGCCCAGACTATAGTCAGGCTGAGCGAGCAGAGCCAGGAGATCGGAGACATCACCGATACGGTGGAGGACCTGGCGGAACAGTCAAACCTGCTGGCGGTCAACGCTGCGGTAGAGGCGGCAAAGGCGGGTGAAGAGGGCAGAGGTTTTGCGGTAGTAGCTCAGGAGATAAAGGCCCTGGCGGAGCAATCAAAGCAGTCCGCCAAAGAGGTTCACAAAATCCTACGGGAGATTCAAAAGGCCACCGACGCCGCGGTTATGGCCACAGAACAGGGGGCAAAGGCGGTAGACGAAGGGGCAAAGGAGGCCACTCCGTCGAGGGACTCCATTCAGGAGATAACCAGAGGTTTTGGGGAGATGTCCCACGCCGCGACCGCCATAGCTAACTCGAACAACGAGCTTTTAGGGGGAGTCGATCAGGTATTGACCGCAATGGAGAACGTCAAAGAGGCGGGGATCCAGAATCTGGCGGGAATGAAGGACGTGGAAAGAGCCGCCAAAGGACTCAAAGACATGGGACAAACCCTTTCAAACCTGATCAACCGATATCAGGTCTAG
- a CDS encoding CheR family methyltransferase, which translates to MISRRLLPDDLDKMVSSIKNKFGIVIGSDIQKAREKAALLVRDLSQDLDERQDKIVTWVIERSDRAFVEVISPYITVGETYFFRDRKILRSFKEDILPSLVSNPKRPIKVWSAGCSTGEEPYTLAMIMEDSTLGLGGGFRVYGTDLNESSLKKAKRAIYGKWSFRGMNDMEIIRYFDPFEGGFFQVKGRYRSAVSFDSANLVASAAPWRSGEIDVIFCRNVMMYFDKDSRRKVLEGFLEALSPDGWLVVAACETSLMDDSHFYPVHLGGQTFFRPFESSPPFCAFPSEIGGESYESPWGNNDDDDYDEYDTVRYEPLPVEPPVESKEYEADIPDIGLINSLANRGETERALELCLSLGNSTDPYVHYLTSIIYQEMENLDGAKGALRKTLFLDPSFVMAHYSLLGIAISEGNQRERSRHVRNLRELLLGMSGEETVPYGDGATAKDLLSALNNL; encoded by the coding sequence TTGATCTCCCGTAGGCTACTCCCGGATGACCTGGACAAAATGGTCTCTTCAATTAAAAATAAATTTGGCATAGTCATAGGGTCGGATATCCAAAAGGCCAGGGAAAAAGCTGCCTTGCTGGTTCGAGACCTATCCCAGGACCTGGACGAAAGGCAGGATAAGATCGTCACCTGGGTTATCGAGAGATCCGATCGGGCCTTTGTGGAGGTAATCTCTCCTTATATAACCGTAGGGGAAACCTATTTTTTCAGGGACAGAAAGATCCTCAGATCGTTTAAAGAGGACATCCTTCCTTCCTTGGTTTCGAACCCCAAAAGACCGATAAAGGTCTGGTCCGCTGGATGCAGCACCGGCGAAGAACCCTATACCCTGGCGATGATCATGGAGGACTCCACACTAGGGCTCGGTGGAGGTTTCAGAGTGTACGGCACGGACCTGAACGAAAGCAGCCTCAAAAAGGCCAAGAGAGCCATCTACGGCAAATGGTCTTTCAGAGGAATGAACGATATGGAGATAATCAGGTATTTCGACCCCTTTGAGGGCGGATTTTTTCAGGTAAAAGGCCGTTACAGATCGGCGGTATCATTCGATTCGGCAAACCTGGTCGCATCGGCTGCTCCCTGGCGCAGCGGCGAGATAGACGTTATTTTCTGTCGAAACGTGATGATGTATTTCGACAAGGACAGCAGGAGAAAGGTCCTTGAGGGCTTTTTAGAGGCCCTTTCTCCTGATGGATGGCTTGTGGTGGCCGCCTGCGAGACCTCCCTTATGGACGACTCCCATTTTTATCCGGTACACCTAGGAGGACAGACCTTTTTTAGGCCATTCGAGTCGTCCCCCCCCTTTTGTGCCTTTCCATCGGAGATAGGGGGAGAATCCTACGAATCTCCATGGGGAAACAACGACGACGATGATTACGATGAATACGATACAGTTCGATACGAACCTCTTCCTGTAGAGCCACCTGTTGAGTCCAAAGAGTATGAGGCAGACATACCGGATATAGGGCTTATCAACTCTCTAGCGAACAGAGGAGAGACCGAGAGGGCCCTTGAGCTTTGCCTGTCTTTAGGGAACTCCACCGACCCTTACGTCCACTATTTGACATCCATAATATACCAGGAAATGGAAAACCTGGACGGTGCCAAAGGAGCCCTCCGAAAGACCCTCTTTTTAGACCCTTCGTTCGTCATGGCCCACTATTCCCTCTTAGGCATCGCCATATCGGAGGGAAATCAGAGGGAGAGAAGCAGGCACGTAAGAAACCTGAGAGAGCTTCTCCTGGGAATGTCCGGCGAGGAAACGGTACCCTACGGAGACGGGGCAACCGCTAAAGACCTGTTATCCGCACTGAACAACCTGTGA
- the thiT gene encoding energy-coupled thiamine transporter ThiT — protein sequence MKGNTRILVEASLSVALAVTLSYVKLFRMPQGGSITLENVPLLLFSLRYGFKAGFGAGAVAGLLQLMLGGYVAHPIQAVLDYPLAFAALGLAGSFRHHHWAGIALGTVARLACHVASGVVFFASYAPVGQNPLVYSLVYNGSYMVPNMILSIVMITALWKRLPKPVTL from the coding sequence ATGAAAGGCAACACCCGCATTTTGGTGGAAGCGTCTCTGTCGGTGGCACTGGCGGTGACACTCTCCTACGTCAAGCTATTTCGGATGCCCCAGGGAGGCTCTATTACCCTGGAGAACGTCCCCCTTCTGCTTTTTTCCCTGAGGTACGGTTTCAAGGCGGGCTTCGGTGCCGGTGCTGTGGCCGGTCTTCTTCAGCTAATGCTGGGAGGCTACGTGGCCCACCCTATCCAGGCGGTTCTCGATTATCCTCTCGCTTTTGCCGCCCTGGGATTGGCAGGATCGTTTAGACACCACCACTGGGCTGGCATAGCCCTGGGGACCGTGGCTAGACTGGCCTGTCATGTGGCCTCTGGTGTGGTGTTTTTCGCCAGCTACGCCCCGGTAGGACAGAACCCTCTCGTCTATTCCCTAGTGTATAACGGCAGCTATATGGTCCCTAACATGATACTTTCTATTGTCATGATAACCGCCCTTTGGAAGAGGTTGCCAAAACCGGTAACCTTATGA
- a CDS encoding signal peptidase II has protein sequence MRPASLASFIALGTYGCSAVVRRLGLPAVWNQGVAFSSFGDRSTLAVGVGFVALSVLSAMVYGKSAYTRSGIIMLWGGALGNLIDRLLYGSVMDYIPVPFWPGGLYINVADLAIILGCLYLIQGFYGAKEAE, from the coding sequence TTGAGACCAGCTTCTTTAGCGTCATTTATAGCCCTCGGAACCTACGGCTGCTCCGCCGTGGTCCGCAGGCTGGGACTTCCGGCGGTGTGGAACCAGGGTGTCGCCTTCTCCTCCTTTGGGGACCGTTCGACCTTGGCGGTGGGAGTCGGATTTGTAGCCCTGTCGGTCCTTTCGGCTATGGTATACGGAAAATCGGCCTACACCAGATCGGGGATAATAATGCTCTGGGGAGGCGCACTGGGCAACCTCATTGACAGGCTTTTGTACGGTTCGGTGATGGACTACATACCGGTACCTTTTTGGCCTGGAGGGCTGTACATAAACGTGGCGGACTTAGCGATAATACTGGGGTGTCTCTACCTGATACAGGGATTTTACGGAGCCAAGGAGGCGGAGTGA
- a CDS encoding chemotaxis protein CheW, which translates to MDSYLIFYVGSRTLGLPVSEVDRIVPSVSMSPLNEPHPIVAGIIDIEGRGVLLYDLRPVYGEELSPLKLEHRFIMINWRDSPRALWVDGVRDVTQLSVEPVNLPGSSKKASIVFQGNRIAISITSSEEIMEMAERCGLDLP; encoded by the coding sequence ATGGATTCCTATTTGATTTTTTACGTGGGTTCGAGGACACTGGGCCTCCCGGTGAGCGAGGTCGATAGAATAGTCCCCTCGGTGTCAATGTCCCCTCTGAACGAGCCCCATCCTATCGTGGCTGGGATAATAGATATCGAAGGGAGAGGGGTGCTCCTTTACGATCTCCGTCCTGTCTACGGAGAAGAGCTCAGCCCCCTAAAGCTGGAGCATCGCTTTATAATGATTAACTGGCGGGATAGCCCTAGGGCCCTGTGGGTCGACGGTGTAAGAGACGTGACTCAGCTCTCGGTAGAACCTGTAAACCTGCCGGGATCGAGCAAAAAGGCTTCGATAGTCTTTCAGGGCAACAGGATAGCCATATCGATTACATCATCGGAAGAGATAATGGAAATGGCCGAGAGGTGCGGACTTGATCTCCCGTAG
- a CDS encoding heavy metal-binding domain-containing protein — MSTFPVMTVDVFPGRNTEFVGCVTACCCLSKSVVQDISSNIRNWTVGGELPRYTEMINQAVDIVMDRIGEEAREIGADGVVGLRLSTTAVSAGAAEIIAYGTAVRFIDSDRKPPT, encoded by the coding sequence ATGAGTACCTTCCCAGTCATGACGGTGGACGTGTTTCCCGGCAGGAACACCGAGTTTGTGGGGTGCGTCACCGCCTGTTGCTGCCTATCCAAGTCGGTGGTTCAGGACATCTCCTCCAACATAAGAAACTGGACCGTAGGAGGAGAGCTTCCCAGGTACACCGAGATGATAAACCAGGCGGTAGATATCGTCATGGACAGGATAGGGGAAGAGGCCAGAGAGATAGGGGCCGATGGCGTGGTAGGGCTGAGGTTGTCCACCACCGCCGTATCAGCCGGAGCGGCGGAGATAATAGCCTACGGCACGGCGGTTAGGTTCATAGATTCAGACAGAAAGCCCCCCACTTAA
- a CDS encoding chemotaxis protein CheW produces the protein MIKVKKDVSTVLDERAEALASGRAQNSLDKGDEFVTFRLGQEIYGISAELVGEVFPAREITPLPAVPDFIVGIVNLRGKIVSVNDLKVILDLPESSAQDRFILVLRSPSMEIGLLVEPPVDVMTAPSHSLGPPLPSSSGIEEYTSGIHEDVVILKGDRILSDRRLIVNREL, from the coding sequence GTGATAAAAGTGAAAAAGGACGTATCTACCGTCCTGGATGAAAGGGCGGAAGCTCTGGCATCAGGGAGAGCTCAAAACTCTTTGGACAAAGGGGATGAATTTGTTACCTTCCGGTTAGGACAGGAGATCTACGGAATATCCGCCGAGCTGGTGGGAGAGGTTTTTCCCGCGAGGGAGATAACCCCTTTACCGGCGGTGCCGGATTTTATAGTCGGAATCGTCAACCTGAGAGGAAAGATAGTGTCGGTAAACGACCTTAAGGTGATCTTAGACCTGCCGGAGAGCTCGGCACAAGACCGTTTTATCCTGGTTTTAAGGTCACCGTCCATGGAAATCGGCCTTTTAGTGGAACCTCCTGTGGACGTTATGACCGCACCATCCCACTCTTTGGGACCTCCTCTCCCCAGCTCCTCAGGCATAGAGGAGTATACATCGGGGATACACGAGGACGTAGTCATACTAAAGGGAGACAGGATCCTCTCCGACCGGAGACTGATAGTCAATAGAGAGTTATAG
- a CDS encoding nucleotidyltransferase domain-containing protein, which yields MIDKVRAYLDHRDDVLLAFVFGSYASGRAKEDSDLDVAVYMKYPLCGGDKSIKDELESLSGKMVDLVVLNDIDPIISMEVLQNGIPVEMDDKTYRVFFAKTVSMYEDIKIIRKEAEEKLVGFCS from the coding sequence ATGATAGACAAGGTGAGAGCCTATCTAGACCACAGAGACGATGTTTTGCTCGCCTTCGTTTTCGGATCTTACGCATCAGGGAGGGCTAAAGAGGACAGCGACCTGGACGTGGCCGTATATATGAAATATCCGCTCTGTGGTGGAGACAAATCGATCAAAGATGAGTTGGAGAGCTTAAGTGGAAAGATGGTCGATCTCGTCGTCTTGAACGATATTGACCCGATAATCTCCATGGAAGTGCTGCAAAATGGGATTCCGGTAGAGATGGACGACAAGACATACCGAGTTTTTTTCGCAAAAACCGTCTCTATGTACGAGGATATAAAAATAATTCGCAAAGAGGCGGAGGAAAAGTTGGTGGGGTTTTGCTCGTGA
- the thiW gene encoding energy coupling factor transporter S component ThiW — protein sequence MRTEAISSVTLRRLTVAGLLTATALLLSGVSIPFGPTKCFPFQHTVNVVAGILLGPWWAAGTALVTSVLRVAMGTGTLFAFPGSVPGALAVGLAYRFLRKDWCALAEPLGTGPIGATLSALLIAPAIGKSVGFWALQTAFLTSAIPGCIIGYAVIAGLRKSGVDVD from the coding sequence ATGAGGACCGAGGCCATATCGTCGGTCACCTTGCGTCGACTGACCGTAGCAGGGCTTCTCACCGCTACCGCCCTTCTTCTGTCCGGTGTGTCCATACCTTTCGGTCCGACTAAGTGTTTTCCCTTTCAGCACACCGTCAATGTGGTAGCAGGAATACTTTTAGGCCCTTGGTGGGCCGCCGGTACAGCCCTGGTGACCAGTGTCCTGAGGGTGGCGATGGGAACGGGAACCCTTTTTGCCTTTCCCGGAAGCGTCCCCGGGGCACTGGCGGTCGGTCTGGCGTACCGGTTTTTGCGGAAGGACTGGTGTGCTCTGGCGGAACCCCTAGGGACAGGCCCTATAGGAGCCACTCTTTCGGCCCTCCTTATCGCCCCAGCCATAGGCAAGTCGGTGGGATTTTGGGCCTTACAGACGGCCTTCCTGACAAGCGCTATTCCAGGGTGTATCATAGGATACGCCGTTATCGCAGGACTCAGAAAGTCCGGTGTAGACGTAGATTGA
- a CDS encoding threonine synthase, with the protein MLKCRTCDRTYKEDCSLWRCNCGGYLTYFRDRPVEISRESITSGPLSMWRYRSVIPVGPEVISMGEGLTPLVRADLGAGEVFLKMDYLCPTGSYKDRGISVLTTKLRENGVTSLIEDSSGNAGASMASYCARGGLNCRIFVPDYTSAGKCVQIESAGAELVKVPGTREDTSAAALEGAKSTFYGSHNWSPWFVEGVKTFAYEIWEQMGWSVPDNLVVPLGQGSLVLGAYRAFSELLEAGLIDRMPKLHGVQAENCAPIARAYERGLDRPIGIDKIETVAEGISSSQPLRGDEVLEAIRGSKGSAVAVDEDSIVEGLFRLSSCGIYVEPTSAVVVPGVSKLIELGSISKGETTAVFLSGSGLKATDKILELRVRIK; encoded by the coding sequence ATGTTGAAGTGTAGAACCTGCGACAGAACCTATAAGGAAGACTGTTCCCTATGGCGGTGTAACTGTGGAGGATATCTCACCTACTTCAGGGACAGGCCTGTGGAGATCTCCAGGGAATCGATTACTTCAGGTCCCCTCTCCATGTGGCGATATCGTTCCGTTATACCGGTGGGCCCGGAGGTCATATCCATGGGAGAGGGGCTGACCCCTCTGGTGAGGGCCGACCTTGGAGCGGGAGAGGTGTTCTTGAAAATGGATTACCTCTGTCCCACAGGATCCTACAAGGACCGAGGGATATCGGTGTTGACCACAAAACTCAGGGAGAACGGCGTAACCTCCCTAATAGAGGACTCCTCGGGAAATGCCGGGGCCTCTATGGCTTCCTATTGCGCCAGAGGAGGGCTGAATTGCCGTATCTTCGTCCCTGACTACACCTCCGCCGGAAAATGTGTCCAGATAGAGAGCGCCGGGGCGGAGCTGGTCAAGGTTCCAGGAACCAGGGAGGACACCTCCGCCGCCGCACTGGAGGGGGCGAAGTCGACGTTCTACGGCAGCCACAACTGGAGTCCCTGGTTTGTCGAGGGAGTCAAGACCTTTGCCTACGAGATATGGGAACAGATGGGATGGTCCGTTCCCGACAACCTGGTGGTCCCACTGGGTCAGGGAAGCCTGGTTTTAGGTGCCTACAGGGCCTTCTCCGAGCTTTTGGAGGCAGGTCTAATAGACCGCATGCCCAAGCTACACGGTGTACAGGCTGAAAACTGTGCTCCCATCGCAAGGGCCTACGAAAGGGGCCTGGATCGCCCTATTGGCATAGACAAGATAGAGACAGTGGCGGAGGGAATCAGCTCTTCCCAGCCTCTAAGAGGCGATGAGGTTCTTGAGGCTATCAGGGGATCCAAGGGATCCGCTGTGGCGGTGGACGAGGATTCCATAGTGGAGGGCCTTTTTAGGCTGTCCTCCTGTGGGATCTACGTCGAACCGACCAGCGCGGTGGTGGTTCCAGGGGTCTCAAAACTGATTGAGTTGGGTTCTATATCCAAGGGAGAGACGACGGCGGTGTTTCTCAGCGGATCGGGCCTTAAGGCCACTGACAAGATCCTGGAGCTGAGGGTAAGGATAAAATGA
- a CDS encoding ABC transporter ATP-binding protein yields MNLLSVQGLKKDFDGLSVLKAFSLSVERGDFVSLIGPSGCGKSTFFDLLTGAVPPDEGEFLWEGCGVSDLSTKAAWMAQSDLLLPWLSAMENCLLPKKNYTLQDRERAFDLFRKLGLEGFEDYLPNRLSGGMRQRTALARTLMFDRELILLDEPLSALDSLTRQGLQGLLVGLQKDFGKTIIMITHDVEEALITSDVVVLLSEQPMEVRLIYELKGEKPRLRDDSYVVVLRKEILGLLRGDIR; encoded by the coding sequence ATGAACCTCCTATCGGTTCAGGGCCTGAAGAAGGATTTCGACGGCCTCTCGGTCCTGAAGGCTTTCTCCCTGTCCGTGGAGCGTGGGGATTTCGTCTCCCTCATAGGACCGTCAGGATGCGGTAAAAGCACCTTTTTTGACCTGCTGACCGGTGCTGTTCCTCCCGACGAAGGAGAGTTCCTGTGGGAGGGCTGTGGTGTCTCCGATCTTTCGACGAAGGCGGCCTGGATGGCCCAGTCGGACCTCCTTTTACCCTGGTTATCGGCGATGGAGAACTGCCTGTTGCCTAAAAAGAATTATACCCTACAGGACAGGGAGCGTGCCTTCGATCTTTTCCGCAAACTCGGACTAGAGGGCTTTGAGGACTACCTTCCTAATAGGTTGTCCGGGGGAATGAGACAGAGGACCGCTCTGGCAAGGACCCTAATGTTCGATCGGGAACTCATCCTTCTGGACGAACCTCTATCGGCCCTGGACTCTCTCACCAGACAGGGACTTCAAGGGCTTTTAGTGGGCCTCCAAAAGGATTTTGGCAAGACAATAATCATGATAACCCACGACGTTGAGGAGGCCCTGATTACCTCCGATGTGGTCGTCCTCCTGTCGGAACAGCCTATGGAGGTCAGGTTGATCTACGAGCTTAAAGGGGAGAAACCCAGGCTCAGGGACGATTCTTACGTGGTTGTCCTTCGTAAGGAGATACTGGGGCTTTTGAGAGGTGACATAAGGTGA
- a CDS encoding ABC transporter permease yields the protein MKRLMPLSLGVCLILFWEIGCRVWSVPTYILPPPSEVLVTAFSQYRTLAHHGSITLFEILSGLALAIAVAVPMASAMFLFPWVERAIAPFLVASQAVPVFALAPVLVIWFGYGIASKVIMAMVIIFFPLTVNLLEGFKSCDPRHMQLFRMMGYSKYGTLKKLFWPWALPYFFAGLKVAVSVATIGAVIGEWVGAQRGLGYLMIQSNARLRTDMVFAAILWLSAIGLILWWTTGIMSDRYAPWKDRV from the coding sequence GTGAAGAGGTTAATGCCTCTTTCTCTGGGGGTGTGTCTGATTCTGTTTTGGGAGATTGGATGCCGAGTTTGGTCCGTCCCGACCTATATTCTGCCCCCTCCTAGCGAGGTGCTGGTCACCGCTTTTTCCCAGTACAGGACTCTGGCCCATCACGGATCGATTACGTTGTTTGAGATTCTCTCAGGGCTGGCTCTGGCCATCGCTGTCGCTGTCCCTATGGCCTCGGCTATGTTTTTATTCCCCTGGGTGGAGAGGGCCATCGCTCCCTTTCTGGTGGCGTCACAGGCGGTTCCGGTTTTTGCCCTGGCCCCGGTGCTGGTGATCTGGTTTGGCTACGGCATCGCCAGCAAGGTCATTATGGCGATGGTGATAATATTTTTCCCCCTCACGGTCAACCTGCTTGAGGGCTTTAAAAGCTGTGATCCCAGGCATATGCAGCTTTTCAGGATGATGGGCTACTCAAAATATGGCACTCTCAAAAAGCTATTTTGGCCCTGGGCCCTTCCCTATTTCTTCGCTGGCCTCAAGGTCGCTGTCTCGGTCGCTACGATCGGTGCGGTTATAGGCGAGTGGGTAGGGGCCCAAAGGGGACTGGGATACCTGATGATCCAGTCCAACGCCAGGCTTAGGACCGATATGGTCTTCGCCGCCATCCTTTGGCTGTCCGCTATAGGGCTTATCCTATGGTGGACGACGGGAATTATGTCCGATAGATATGCACCTTGGAAGGATCGAGTTTAA